The Metabacillus litoralis genome contains a region encoding:
- the uvsE gene encoding UV DNA damage repair endonuclease UvsE codes for MTIVRLGYVAMSMNLQNCSPSQTMTFTQFQKIKDREAAIEKLEKIAQSNIQNCLRLLKHNVAHDIHFFRFSSKLIPLANHEELRDWKYMSNLDESLAEIGEYLKKHPMRVGFHPDHFVVLNSTQKEIMKMSLKTLHMHEMLLKGMGIDPEHRCVIHIGGAYDDKLKSLEQFIHNWGLIPLSLQRMLIFENDDTTFDLSDALYLCEKLGVPQVFDYHHHLAFHEDPDWEQHWDRIVGTWKESTLPIKMHISSPKNEKDFRAHADYIDPNMFLTFLHTVKGSIDQIDCMIEAKQKDNALFQLVSDLKSHSEIEWIDQSSFKIK; via the coding sequence ATGACAATTGTACGGTTAGGGTATGTGGCAATGAGTATGAACTTACAAAACTGCTCACCCTCTCAAACCATGACTTTTACACAGTTTCAAAAAATTAAGGACAGGGAAGCTGCGATAGAGAAGTTAGAAAAGATAGCTCAATCAAATATTCAAAACTGTTTAAGGTTGCTAAAGCATAATGTGGCACACGATATTCATTTTTTTCGTTTTAGCTCAAAGTTGATTCCTTTGGCTAATCATGAAGAACTTCGAGATTGGAAATACATGAGCAATTTAGATGAATCCTTAGCTGAAATAGGGGAGTATCTTAAAAAACATCCTATGCGTGTTGGCTTTCATCCCGATCATTTTGTTGTATTGAATTCTACTCAAAAAGAAATTATGAAAATGTCTTTAAAGACTTTACATATGCATGAGATGCTATTAAAAGGAATGGGGATAGATCCTGAGCATCGATGTGTGATTCATATTGGTGGAGCATATGATGACAAGTTAAAATCACTCGAGCAATTTATTCATAATTGGGGTTTGATTCCACTATCATTACAAAGAATGCTTATCTTTGAAAATGATGATACTACCTTTGACTTAAGTGATGCTCTTTATTTATGTGAAAAGCTTGGTGTTCCACAGGTGTTTGACTACCACCATCATTTAGCTTTCCATGAGGATCCTGATTGGGAACAGCATTGGGACCGTATTGTTGGAACTTGGAAGGAATCTACCCTTCCTATAAAAATGCATATCTCAAGCCCTAAAAATGAGAAGGACTTTCGAGCACATGCAGATTATATTGATCCAAACATGTTCCTAACGTTTTTACACACTGTAAAAGGAAGCATTGATCAAATTGATTGCATGATTGAAGCAAAGCAAAAGGATAATGCCCTTTTTCAGTTAGTGTCCGATTTGAAGTCTCATTCAGAAATTGAATGGATTGATCAATCATCCTTTAAGATAAAATAA
- a CDS encoding PH domain-containing protein — MREQPKNQISKKALTAWKMGALISAGFWLLIVVAIGVGIYFLELSYWFLGLAAAVWVVYTIISVLVIPRVRHRVWRYEVHEHEIDLQFGLFVIKRVLIPMVRVQHVDTHQGPLLRRYKLASIEISTAATKHEIPALDLEEADLMRDHISKLARVTDDDV; from the coding sequence TTGAGAGAACAGCCGAAAAATCAAATTAGTAAAAAGGCATTAACAGCTTGGAAGATGGGTGCTTTAATTAGTGCAGGTTTTTGGTTACTCATTGTAGTCGCCATTGGAGTAGGTATTTATTTTCTGGAATTATCGTATTGGTTCCTAGGATTAGCTGCAGCTGTTTGGGTGGTTTATACAATCATCAGTGTTTTGGTCATCCCGAGGGTAAGGCACCGTGTTTGGAGATATGAGGTTCATGAACATGAAATTGATTTGCAGTTTGGACTTTTTGTAATAAAAAGAGTATTAATCCCGATGGTGAGGGTTCAGCATGTTGATACTCACCAAGGTCCTTTGTTACGGAGATATAAATTAGCTTCAATCGAAATTTCTACCGCTGCAACTAAGCATGAGATACCAGCATTAGATTTAGAAGAAGCAGATCTTATGCGGGATCATATCTCAAAGTTGGCGAGGGTGACAGACGATGATGTTTGA
- a CDS encoding PH domain-containing protein, with the protein MMFEPKRIHPVGMILSFARMIKSYIIPAIVFFFVGSNDRFDLYFIIGGCCLALLIVVTSILEWWKFTYWFEDGELRIKHGIFVTKKRYIPIERIQTINISAGIVQQLFRLVKVQVETAGTGIEAEAVLSAIKKQDADRIQEVLAEYKQEIKKPSLIEEDQTIPQEQTVYKMKMKDLLVAASTSSGIGVIISAVAAFVSQFDELISFEEIFERFEFLTHASITLYAILVFIGFFIAWILSIIGVLLKYAYFTVVKEEDEIRISRGIFEKSQVSIPLKRIQAIKIVQNPLRQLLGYKTVYIESAGGSAVDEGTSTILFPVVSKHEVSMLMEQFVPLFKQNSRLHRLPIRSKKRYMIRKVLPAIALILPLIYFFQPWGYTSLILIPICLVWGYYSYKDAGWNIEGDQMQLAFRRVSKTDILVYRNRLQSVKTKTSYFQKKYSLQTFECTIKTGLVGNSFPVKDMDDRDTDKIISWYSYETGK; encoded by the coding sequence ATGATGTTTGAGCCTAAAAGAATTCACCCAGTAGGGATGATTTTAAGCTTTGCAAGAATGATAAAGTCATATATAATTCCTGCAATTGTTTTCTTCTTTGTTGGTAGTAATGATCGGTTTGATCTTTATTTTATCATTGGTGGATGCTGTTTAGCCCTTCTTATTGTTGTAACAAGTATATTGGAGTGGTGGAAGTTTACATATTGGTTTGAAGATGGTGAATTGAGAATCAAGCACGGAATTTTTGTGACAAAGAAAAGGTACATTCCGATTGAACGAATTCAAACGATTAATATTAGTGCGGGGATTGTTCAACAACTGTTCCGACTTGTAAAGGTCCAGGTTGAAACTGCTGGAACTGGAATAGAAGCTGAAGCTGTTTTATCTGCCATAAAAAAACAAGATGCCGACCGAATTCAAGAAGTGTTAGCGGAGTATAAGCAGGAAATAAAAAAACCTTCTCTAATAGAAGAAGATCAAACAATTCCACAAGAGCAGACTGTTTATAAAATGAAAATGAAAGATCTTTTAGTTGCTGCATCTACGTCGAGTGGAATAGGAGTAATTATTTCAGCAGTTGCTGCTTTTGTATCGCAATTCGATGAATTGATCTCGTTTGAGGAAATTTTTGAGCGATTTGAATTTCTTACACATGCAAGTATTACTTTGTATGCCATTTTAGTATTTATTGGTTTTTTTATTGCTTGGATCTTAAGTATTATTGGTGTGTTATTAAAATATGCGTACTTTACAGTTGTTAAAGAGGAAGATGAAATTAGGATTTCCAGAGGGATCTTTGAAAAAAGCCAAGTATCCATTCCGTTAAAACGAATTCAAGCAATTAAAATTGTGCAAAACCCGCTAAGGCAACTGCTTGGCTATAAAACCGTTTATATAGAAAGTGCAGGAGGTAGTGCAGTTGATGAGGGCACTTCCACAATTCTATTTCCGGTTGTCTCTAAGCACGAAGTTTCAATGTTAATGGAACAGTTTGTACCATTATTTAAACAAAATAGCCGGTTGCACCGTTTACCTATAAGATCAAAGAAAAGGTATATGATAAGGAAAGTGCTACCTGCAATTGCATTAATACTTCCGCTTATTTATTTTTTTCAACCATGGGGATATACTTCACTTATTCTCATTCCAATTTGTTTAGTGTGGGGGTACTATTCATATAAAGATGCAGGCTGGAATATAGAAGGTGATCAGATGCAGTTAGCATTTCGAAGGGTGTCTAAAACAGATATTCTAGTTTATCGAAATCGTCTGCAGTCTGTGAAAACGAAAACCTCCTATTTCCAAAAGAAATATTCACTCCAAACATTTGAGTGTACGATAAAAACCGGACTGGTTGGAAACAGCTTTCCCGTCAAAGATATGGATGATCGGGATACGGACAAAATCATTTCTTGGTATTCTTATGAAACAGGAAAATAA
- the acpS gene encoding holo-ACP synthase, producing the protein MITGIGLDIIELDRIRRIVDRQPGFIKRILTMKEIEKFATLSRERKVEFLAGRFAVKEAYSKALGTGIGEEIGFQDIEITNDDKGKPSIEILKDTARDSVVHVSITHSRQYAAAQVIIEGK; encoded by the coding sequence ATGATTACAGGAATTGGTTTAGATATCATTGAATTGGATCGCATTAGAAGAATTGTTGATCGTCAGCCAGGTTTTATTAAGCGAATATTAACAATGAAAGAAATTGAGAAGTTTGCTACTTTATCTAGGGAAAGAAAAGTAGAGTTTTTAGCTGGACGTTTTGCTGTAAAGGAAGCATATTCAAAAGCGTTAGGGACGGGAATTGGGGAAGAGATTGGATTTCAAGACATTGAAATAACAAATGATGATAAAGGAAAGCCGAGTATTGAAATTCTAAAGGATACAGCCCGGGATTCTGTTGTTCATGTATCAATTACACATTCAAGACAATATGCTGCTGCTCAAGTAATAATAGAAGGTAAATAA
- a CDS encoding LolA family protein encodes MKKSFVLLLVGLLTVLVLAGCGEKSQADVVQALEKKIDEMSGYKAKGKMTLQTGSDPQEYEIEIWHKNPSYYRVNLKNSQKEQSQMILRNDEGVFVLTPALNKSFRFQSDWPQNSSQAYLYESLVSDILKDAEAKFSAAEDKYVFETKTNYQNNKMLPAQEITFNKKDLTPTMVKVMDTDRNPLVVVEFSSFEFNASFDENSFDVEKNMSSAQIEVPTMATGDREPFAVKYPLEQPNGVKLLEESEVETESGKRVILSFGGEKSFTLIQETAEIATPASASTSTYVDGYPADLGFTIGAMSESTLTWSHDGVDYMLASEDLTEDEMLMVAKSVQGQTAK; translated from the coding sequence TTGAAAAAAAGCTTTGTGTTATTATTAGTAGGGCTTTTAACAGTACTTGTTCTAGCGGGATGTGGTGAAAAATCACAGGCAGATGTAGTTCAGGCGTTAGAAAAGAAGATTGATGAAATGTCAGGGTATAAGGCAAAAGGAAAGATGACACTTCAAACAGGTAGTGATCCACAGGAATATGAAATTGAAATTTGGCATAAAAATCCTTCTTACTACCGAGTAAATCTTAAGAATTCGCAGAAAGAACAAAGTCAAATGATCTTGCGTAATGACGAAGGGGTATTTGTATTAACTCCAGCACTAAATAAAAGCTTCCGTTTCCAAAGTGACTGGCCACAAAATAGCAGTCAGGCATATTTATATGAATCTTTAGTAAGTGATATTTTGAAAGATGCTGAAGCGAAGTTTTCTGCTGCTGAAGATAAGTATGTTTTTGAAACGAAAACAAATTATCAAAACAATAAAATGCTACCTGCACAAGAAATTACATTTAACAAGAAAGATTTAACTCCAACAATGGTCAAGGTGATGGATACAGACCGAAATCCACTTGTTGTTGTAGAATTCTCAAGCTTTGAATTTAATGCATCTTTTGATGAAAATTCATTTGATGTAGAGAAAAATATGTCAAGTGCTCAAATTGAAGTTCCAACAATGGCTACTGGTGACCGCGAACCATTCGCTGTTAAGTATCCTTTAGAACAACCAAACGGTGTGAAACTACTTGAGGAATCAGAAGTTGAAACTGAAAGTGGTAAACGTGTTATTTTATCATTCGGTGGAGAAAAGTCATTTACGCTTATTCAAGAAACAGCTGAAATTGCAACACCTGCATCTGCTTCTACATCAACATACGTAGATGGTTATCCGGCGGATTTAGGCTTCACAATTGGTGCTATGTCAGAATCTACATTAACATGGTCACATGATGGAGTAGATTATATGTTAGCATCTGAAGATTTAACAGAAGATGAGATGTTAATGGTTGCTAAATCTGTACAAGGGCAAACAGCCAAATAA